In the Shewanella sp. OMA3-2 genome, one interval contains:
- a CDS encoding chromosome segregation SMC family protein encodes MSLVAEQQSLIESVAALEVQSTAALQQQTAQVTQLAEVNVQLGQHQQTLQQLLVAQTQAQSRYEGLVEQQHNRQITLQQLEQELHLAKDHQQQQLVEAEALSINVESLEAQTHQCQLQLDSAQQAFEQASVQLRDLKTQRAELERNKANTNQTLQKINTQVAVSRQQLTQQGEKIDELSERYEVIEQHSQVKQTSLEQVARDTIKLQLEQQLDIQQHNQIKLNDNRQQQADLQQSLDASLMMQKQQLVTLQSLTQKISALKLRREGIKGQADVQLQVLQEEHINLQSALANITDDFDIKACSKALETVRDQINGLGAINLAAIEEYDTQSERKQYLDSQDSDLNQGLMTLEDAIRKIDKETRTRFKATFDSVNNGLMQLFPKVFGGGKAYLALTDDDLLETGVTIMAQPPGKKNSTIHLLSGGEKALTALSLVFAIFRLNPAPFCMLDEVDAPLDDANVERFCRLLQEMSQSVQFVYISHNKITMEMADQLIGVTMHEPGVSRIVAVDIEAAVALADAI; translated from the coding sequence ATGAGTTTAGTTGCCGAGCAACAAAGCTTAATTGAAAGTGTGGCAGCGCTTGAGGTACAAAGTACCGCCGCATTGCAGCAGCAAACCGCTCAAGTGACTCAATTGGCAGAGGTGAATGTTCAATTGGGACAGCACCAGCAAACCTTGCAACAACTGTTGGTAGCACAAACTCAAGCGCAGTCTAGGTATGAGGGATTAGTTGAACAGCAACATAATCGTCAAATTACCCTGCAGCAATTAGAGCAAGAATTACACTTGGCCAAGGATCATCAACAGCAACAATTGGTTGAGGCAGAAGCATTATCAATTAACGTTGAATCTTTAGAGGCACAAACTCATCAATGTCAGTTGCAGCTGGATAGCGCGCAACAAGCATTTGAGCAAGCCAGTGTGCAGTTACGCGACTTGAAAACTCAGCGTGCGGAGCTGGAAAGAAACAAGGCTAATACCAACCAAACCTTGCAGAAAATTAACACTCAAGTGGCAGTTAGTCGTCAGCAATTAACCCAGCAGGGTGAAAAAATAGATGAGTTATCAGAACGTTATGAGGTTATTGAACAGCATAGTCAGGTAAAGCAAACGTCACTAGAACAGGTAGCGCGGGATACTATTAAGTTACAGCTAGAGCAGCAGCTTGATATTCAGCAGCACAATCAGATTAAGCTTAATGATAACCGTCAACAGCAAGCTGATTTGCAACAAAGCTTAGATGCATCACTAATGATGCAAAAACAACAGCTTGTCACACTACAAAGCTTGACTCAAAAAATAAGCGCGTTAAAGTTACGTCGTGAGGGCATAAAAGGTCAAGCGGATGTGCAATTGCAGGTTTTGCAGGAAGAGCATATCAACCTACAAAGTGCGCTAGCCAATATTACTGATGATTTTGATATAAAAGCCTGTTCAAAAGCATTAGAAACAGTCCGTGACCAGATTAATGGATTAGGGGCGATCAATCTGGCGGCAATTGAAGAATATGATACCCAAAGTGAACGCAAACAATATTTAGACAGTCAAGATAGTGATTTAAATCAAGGTTTAATGACACTGGAAGATGCTATTCGTAAAATTGATAAAGAAACTCGAACACGATTTAAAGCGACTTTTGACTCGGTAAACAATGGCTTAATGCAATTGTTCCCTAAGGTTTTTGGGGGTGGTAAAGCATACCTGGCACTGACCGATGATGACTTACTCGAAACTGGCGTTACCATCATGGCGCAGCCTCCGGGCAAAAAGAATAGTACCATTCACTTACTTAGTGGTGGAGAAAAAGCGTTAACCGCTTTATCATTAGTATTTGCCATATTTAGATTGAATCCAGCACCATTTTGTATGCTGGATGAAGTAGATGCACCTTTGGACGACGCTAACGTAGAACGATTTTGTCGTTTACTGCAAGAGATGTCGCAAAGTGTGCAATTTGTATATATCAGCCACAATAAAATAACCATGGAAATGGCTGACCAACTCATTGGTGTCACTATGCATGAACCGGGTGTTTCACGTATAGTCGCGGTAGATATAGAAGCCGCAGTAGCGCTTGCTGACGCAATATAA
- the ligA gene encoding NAD-dependent DNA ligase LigA, protein MQEIQTEIAQLSQALNQHNIHYYVDDAPTIPDAEYDRLMQRLIQLEREYPQFKSAESPSQRVGGLALAKFEQITHLKPMLSLDNAFEQSDFEAFNKRITDKVGRLEYVCEPKLDGLAVSITYRHGVLERAATRGDGSVGEDITENVRTIKSIPLKLRGEGYPELVEVRGEVFMPKAAFDALNQRQMAKDEKAFVNPRNAAAGSLRQLDSKITASRALGFYAYALGVVEGESQPMAQSHHGQLMQLKIWGLPVSAEVKVCDDLAKVYAYYQDILTRRSALAYEIDGVVIKVNAIQQQLNLGFVAKAPRWAIAYKFPAQEEMTVLEAVDFQVGRTGAITPVARLQPVFVGGVTVSNATLHNADEIARLGVKIGDTVIIRRAGDVIPKVVAVVLELRPDSATDIVFPLCCPICQSDVERIEGEAVTRCTGGLFCEAQRKEAIKHFASRKALNIDGMGDKVVEQLIDKELVKSPADLFGLSASAITMLDRMAMKSATKLVAAIKDAKTTTLARFLYSLGIREVGEATAANLAAHFKTLEAIRMASIEQLLEVDDVGQIVAQHISHFFAQEHNLAVVSKLLESGINWPSIEQTDESDLSLKGQTWVLTGTLTQLNRNDAKAQLQALGAKVAGSVSKNTDCLVAGEAAGSKLAKAQELGIKVIDENSLIAILQA, encoded by the coding sequence ATGCAAGAAATTCAAACTGAAATCGCCCAGTTATCTCAAGCCTTAAACCAACACAATATCCATTACTATGTTGATGATGCTCCAACCATACCTGATGCAGAATACGACCGTTTAATGCAGCGTTTGATTCAACTTGAGCGAGAATACCCACAGTTTAAATCTGCCGAATCTCCCAGCCAGCGAGTGGGTGGTTTAGCGTTAGCGAAGTTTGAACAAATTACTCATTTAAAACCAATGCTAAGTTTGGATAATGCCTTTGAACAATCAGATTTTGAAGCCTTTAACAAACGTATTACCGACAAGGTTGGGCGCCTAGAATACGTCTGTGAACCTAAGCTAGATGGTTTAGCTGTGTCTATTACCTATCGTCATGGGGTACTTGAACGCGCCGCAACTCGCGGTGATGGCTCAGTAGGCGAGGATATTACTGAAAATGTGCGCACCATAAAATCCATTCCATTAAAACTGCGCGGTGAAGGTTACCCTGAATTAGTTGAAGTACGCGGTGAAGTGTTTATGCCCAAAGCCGCCTTTGATGCGTTAAATCAACGTCAAATGGCGAAAGATGAAAAAGCCTTTGTAAACCCACGTAATGCCGCCGCGGGCAGTTTGCGCCAGCTTGACAGTAAAATAACAGCGTCCAGAGCGCTGGGGTTTTATGCTTACGCATTAGGTGTCGTGGAAGGCGAGTCACAACCCATGGCACAAAGCCATCATGGTCAGTTAATGCAACTTAAAATTTGGGGTTTGCCGGTTAGCGCTGAAGTTAAAGTGTGTGATGATTTAGCTAAAGTGTATGCCTATTACCAGGATATTTTGACCCGTAGAAGTGCGCTAGCGTATGAAATCGATGGCGTGGTCATTAAAGTTAATGCAATCCAACAACAACTTAATTTAGGATTTGTGGCTAAAGCACCACGTTGGGCCATAGCCTATAAATTCCCCGCTCAGGAAGAAATGACAGTACTTGAGGCGGTCGATTTTCAAGTGGGCCGTACAGGGGCAATTACTCCGGTTGCTCGCTTGCAACCTGTTTTTGTTGGTGGTGTTACCGTGTCTAATGCCACATTACACAATGCTGATGAAATAGCGCGCCTAGGGGTGAAAATTGGCGATACGGTTATTATTCGACGCGCAGGAGACGTGATCCCTAAAGTGGTCGCAGTGGTATTGGAACTGCGTCCTGACAGCGCCACAGACATTGTTTTCCCGTTATGCTGCCCAATATGTCAAAGCGATGTTGAACGTATTGAGGGTGAGGCTGTTACTCGTTGTACCGGAGGATTATTTTGTGAAGCACAACGCAAAGAAGCGATTAAGCATTTTGCCTCCCGTAAAGCATTAAATATTGATGGTATGGGTGATAAAGTTGTCGAGCAGCTGATTGATAAAGAACTGGTAAAAAGCCCAGCTGATCTATTTGGTTTATCGGCGTCAGCGATAACTATGCTTGACCGCATGGCAATGAAATCTGCCACTAAATTAGTCGCCGCCATTAAAGATGCTAAAACAACTACCTTAGCGCGTTTTTTATATAGCTTAGGTATTCGAGAAGTCGGTGAGGCAACCGCAGCAAACTTAGCGGCTCATTTTAAAACACTTGAGGCGATCCGTATGGCTTCAATTGAACAGCTTTTAGAGGTGGATGATGTTGGTCAAATTGTTGCCCAACATATTAGCCATTTCTTTGCCCAAGAGCATAATTTAGCAGTGGTCAGTAAACTGCTTGAAAGCGGGATTAACTGGCCGTCCATTGAGCAAACAGATGAAAGTGATTTAAGTTTAAAAGGTCAAACCTGGGTGTTAACTGGTACGTTAACCCAATTGAATCGCAACGATGCTAAAGCACAGTTACAGGCGTTGGGTGCCAAAGTTGCCGGTAGTGTGTCAAAAAATACTGATTGTTTAGTTGCTGGAGAAGCTGCGGGTTCTAAACTCGCTAAAGCACAAGAGTTAGGGATAAAAGTAATTGATGAAAATAGTTTAATTGCTATTTTACAGGCTTAA
- the zipA gene encoding cell division protein ZipA: MEDLQLVLLVLGAIAIIAVLVHGFWSIRKQQPKSMKESPMANFYKEQADRRDLTGFDNDGIGSVRVRKSTEVDPPVLKSAFNKTSSVFKAAQDKVIKPVEMGLYKAAEKAQQQISTSQQSSIDKKQQPLNTANKDVDNRERNTKDLEEIKLPTYAESKEQLLQNKPDKQPVQPAVAEAAVDVVDTKPEQPLADPTDVLVLHLVAKPGELLQGAELLPALLSLNFKFGDMEIFHRHIDNAGTGKVLFSLANMVKPGVFDPDNMEQFVTEGVVLFMTLPCYGDPKMNFTIMLNSAMQLAEDLDAELLDGKRQPWNDAAKEDYKRRIAIA, from the coding sequence ATGGAAGATTTACAGCTAGTGTTGTTAGTTTTAGGTGCAATTGCAATTATTGCAGTTCTTGTGCACGGTTTTTGGTCGATTAGAAAACAGCAACCCAAGTCGATGAAAGAAAGCCCTATGGCAAACTTTTATAAAGAACAAGCTGATCGACGCGATTTAACGGGTTTTGATAATGACGGTATTGGCAGTGTTCGGGTGCGAAAATCAACAGAGGTTGACCCACCAGTGCTTAAATCTGCTTTTAATAAAACCAGTTCGGTATTTAAAGCCGCGCAGGACAAAGTAATTAAACCTGTTGAGATGGGCTTGTATAAAGCGGCTGAAAAAGCTCAACAACAAATATCAACGAGTCAGCAATCATCAATAGATAAAAAACAACAGCCATTAAATACGGCTAATAAAGATGTCGACAACAGAGAGCGTAACACTAAAGATCTCGAAGAAATAAAGCTGCCTACTTATGCCGAATCTAAAGAACAGTTGTTACAAAACAAACCCGATAAACAACCGGTGCAGCCAGCAGTTGCAGAAGCGGCTGTCGATGTTGTTGACACAAAACCTGAACAACCACTCGCAGATCCAACCGATGTATTAGTATTGCATCTTGTAGCTAAACCCGGTGAGCTATTACAAGGTGCTGAATTATTACCCGCGCTATTGTCATTGAATTTCAAATTTGGTGATATGGAAATATTCCACCGTCACATTGATAATGCCGGAACAGGTAAGGTACTGTTCTCGTTAGCTAACATGGTAAAACCTGGGGTGTTTGATCCTGATAATATGGAGCAATTTGTGACCGAAGGTGTGGTGCTGTTTATGACCTTACCTTGTTATGGTGACCCTAAAATGAACTTTACCATTATGCTTAATTCCGCCATGCAATTGGCCGAAGACTTAGACGCCGAATTGTTAGATGGTAAGCGTCAACCTTGGAATGACGCTGCTAAAGAAGATTATAAGCGCCGCATCGCAATCGCTTAA